A genomic stretch from Coffea arabica cultivar ET-39 chromosome 10c, Coffea Arabica ET-39 HiFi, whole genome shotgun sequence includes:
- the LOC113714777 gene encoding patatin-like protein 2: protein MATTVSALKPQSYGNCVTILSIDGGGIRGIIPGVILGYLETELQKLDGSDVRLADYFDVIAGTSTGGLVTAMLTAPNEKKRPLYAAKDIKDFYLEECPKIFPQSNHLFSGVENVVKSMTGPSYDGKYLHCMLREKLGQSRLHDALTNVVIPAFDVKLFQPTIFSSYAMKRFSSLDALLSDICISTSAAPTYLPAHKFETKEPDGSTREFHMIDGGMAANNPTLVAMGQVTREISRGNPDFASVGSSDYSRFIVLSLGTGTTKAGGFDAEDVAKWGLLSWLTNANTTPIIDIYTQASGDIADLHLSTIFQTMQCQENYLRIQDDTLSGDLGSVDLATKENLENLVKVGENLLKKPLSRTNLQSGASESVNKGTNEEALKRLAASLSQERRLRLSNKSKK from the exons ATGGCAACCACCGTATCAGCTTTGAAGCCTCAATCTTATGGAAATTGTGTGACCATCCTAAGCATTGATGGTGGAGGGATCAGAGGAATCATCCCCGGAGTAATCCTTGGATATTTAGAGACTGAGCTTCAG AAATTGGATGGTTCGGATGTAAGACTTGCTGACTACTTTGATGTGATTGCCGGCACAAGCACTGGTGGCCTTGTGACTGCCATGCTTACAGCTCCAAATGAGAAGAAAAGACCTCTTTATGCTGCGAAAGATATCAAGGACTTCTACCTTGAGGAGTGTCCCAAAATCTTCCCTCAATCAAA TCATCTATTCAGTGGAGTCGAAAACGTGGTGAAATCAATGACAGGACCCAGCTATGACGGGAAATATCTCCATTGCATGCTCCGGGAAAAGCTTGGCCAGAGCAGATTGCACGATGCATTGACTAATGTTGTCATCCCAGCTTTCGACGTCAAACTATTCCAGCCCACCATCTTCTCCAGCTATGCA ATGAAGCGCTTTTCAAGTTTGGACGCCTTGCTCAGCGATATATGCATATCAACTTCGGCTGCTCCTACTTATCTTCCTGCCCACAAATTCGAAACTAAGGAACCTGATGGCAGCACAAGAGAATTTCACATGATCGATGGTGGCATGGCGGCCAACAATCCG ACCTTAGTTGCTATGGGCCAAGTGACTAGGGAGATTAGTCGAGGAAATCCCGACTTCGCCTCTGTCGGTTCATCGGATTATAGTCGTTTCATTGTTCTGTCCTTGGGAACGGGTACTACAAAAGCGGGAGGGTTTGATGCTGAGGATGTTGCCAAGTGGGGACTCTTGTCTTGGCTGACAAATGCTAATACAACTCCtataatagatatatacacTCAAGCAAGTGGCGATATCGCTGATCTTCATCTTTCCACTATTTTTCAAACTATGCAGTGTCAAGAAAATTATCTGCGAATTCAG GATGACACGTTATCTGGAGACCTGGGTTCTGTGGATCTTGCCACAAAGGAAAATTTAGAGAATCTTGTCAAAGTTGGGGAGAATTTGTTGAAGAAACCGCTTTCTAGGACTAATTTGCAGAGTGGTGCTAGTGAGTCCGTGAACAAGGGCACAAACGAGGAGGCTCTCAAAAG GTTGGCAGCATCACTCTCTCAGGAGAGGCGCCTTCGTCTTTCGAACAAGTCCAAGAAATGA
- the LOC113715175 gene encoding patatin-like protein 2, which translates to MERVLSSLLPMQPPTYGNLITILSIDGGGIRGLIPAVILEYLESQLQELDGEDARLADYFDVIAGTSTGGLITSMLAAPDENKRPLFAAKDIKPFYLENGPKIFPQKWGRLASVRSALNALFGPKYDGQYLHQVVREKLGEIRLHETLTNIVVPTFDIKNLQPTIFSTYEAKEKKSMDARLSDLCISTSAAPTYLPAYYFQNHDELGNVQEFNLIDGGVAANNPALVAISQVTKQIFHGNPDFFPIKPMDYGRFLVISIGTGSAKVEQRYNAAKAAKWGVFGWLISGHSTPLVDVFTQASADMVDLHISEVFRALHSEDNYLRIQDDTLIGTVSSVDIATKKNLDNLVITGTQLLKKPGSRVNQQTGSVETIANGGTNEEALKRFARLLSEERRLRELRSPLTSKTAKPPPLT; encoded by the exons ATGGAGAGGGTACTATCATCTCTTCTCCCCATGCAGCCCCCGACGTATGGAAATCTAATCACAATCCTTAGCATAGATGGAGGTGGCATTAGAGGACTGATTCCTGCCGTAATCCTTGAGTACCTTGAATCTCAACTTCAG gaGCTGGACGGGGAGGATGCAAGACTTGCAGATTACTTTGACGTGATAGCAGGAACAAGCACAGGTGGCTTAATAACTTCCATGTTAGCCGCTCCAGATGAAAACAAGCGTCCTTTATTTGCTGCTAAAGACATCAAGCCCTTTTATCTTGAAAACGGCCCTAAGATATTCCCCCAGAAGTG GGGCAGACTCGCATCAGTAAGAAGTGCTTTGAATGCTTTGTTCGGACCCAAGTATGATGGCCAGTATCTTCACCAAGTTGTGAGGGAGAAACTGGGCGAGATTCGGTTGCATGAAACCCTGACCAATATCGTCGTTCCAACTTTTGATATCAAGAATTTGCAGCCCACAATTTTCTCAACTTATGAG GCCAAGGAAAAGAAATCCATGGATGCTCGTCTATCCGACTTATGCATCAGCACGTCTGCAGCTCCAACTTATCTTCCTGCATATTACTTCCAGAATCACGATGAACTCGGAAATGTTCAAGAGTTCAATCTTATCGATGGTGGTGTTGCCGCAAATAATCCG GCTTTGGTTGCAATAAGCCAAGTAACTAAACAGATCTTCCACGGAAATCCAGATTTCTTCCCAATTAAGCCCATGGATTATGGCCGTTTTCTAGTGATTTCAATAGGCACAGGATCAGCAAAAGTTGAGCAAAGATACAATGCAGCAAAGGCTGCCAAATGGGGTGTTTTCGGGTGGTTAATTAGCGGTCATTCCACTCCCTTAGTGGATGTTTTCACGCAAGCCAGTGCAGATATGGTTGATTTGCACATTTCTGAAGTCTTCCGAGCTCTTCACTCTGAAGATAATTACCTTCGCATTCAGGATGATACATTGATCGGGACGGTTTCTTCGGTTGATATTGCAACAAAGAAGAATTTGGACAACTTGGTTATTACAGGCACCCAACTGCTGAAAAAACCCGGTTCTAGGGTCAATCAGCAGACTGGTTCAGTTGAGACAATAGCAAATGGCGGTACGAATGAGGAAGCTCTAAAAAG GTTCGCAAGGCTGCTTTCTGAGGAAAGAAGACTACGGGAGCTTAGATCTCCTTTAACCAGCAAAACTGCAAAACCTCCACCCCTCACTTAA